The Echinicola rosea genome has a segment encoding these proteins:
- a CDS encoding cytochrome c oxidase subunit 3 — translation MEERLAYIEGAEQPIAMHPKKFALWLFIVSVVMIFAAMTSAFIVRQGEGNWLDYDLPSILWVTSGIILLSSASMHWAYLSAKNDRISHLKIALTITTALGLVFLVGQWFSWVALVERDVYFVGNPAGSFMYVLTGLHAAHLISGVIFLIIVLISSFRYKIHSKRMNSMEMCATYWHFLGGLWIYLFMFLLLNH, via the coding sequence ATGGAAGAAAGATTAGCATATATAGAGGGGGCAGAACAGCCTATTGCGATGCACCCAAAGAAATTTGCATTGTGGTTATTTATCGTCAGTGTTGTGATGATATTCGCTGCAATGACCAGTGCATTCATCGTAAGGCAAGGTGAAGGGAATTGGTTGGATTATGATCTTCCTTCGATATTATGGGTTACTTCTGGAATTATACTGCTTAGTAGTGCGAGCATGCATTGGGCATATTTGTCCGCAAAGAACGATCGTATCAGTCACCTTAAAATAGCCTTGACCATTACTACGGCTTTGGGGCTTGTATTCCTTGTAGGGCAGTGGTTTAGCTGGGTCGCATTGGTAGAAAGAGACGTGTACTTTGTGGGGAATCCCGCAGGATCATTTATGTATGTTTTGACAGGATTACATGCAGCGCACTTGATCAGTGGTGTGATATTTCTAATTATTGTATTAATTTCGTCCTTTAGGTATAAGATCCATTCCAAGCGAATGAATTCCATGGAAATGTGTGCTACATATTGGCACTTTCTGGGAGGCTTATGGATTTACCTGTTTATGTTTTTGTTATTGAATCATTGA
- a CDS encoding DUF420 domain-containing protein, translated as MEKTELSGQHSSKGIYRLITVISIAVPVVVAILLFMPAKLDLASEWVYFLPHLNAVINFTASLALIAGLFFIKLKMITYHRTCMTIAFGLGAIFLVSYVIYHASAESTSYGGEGMIRTLYFVILISHIILAAVALFPILLAYYYGYRGLVEKHRKIVRYAYPIWLYVTISGVVVYWMISPYYNH; from the coding sequence ATGGAAAAGACTGAGCTTTCAGGACAACATAGCAGCAAAGGGATTTATAGGCTCATTACTGTCATTTCAATAGCAGTTCCCGTTGTAGTTGCCATCCTACTATTTATGCCTGCCAAATTGGATTTGGCCAGTGAGTGGGTGTATTTTCTGCCGCATTTAAACGCGGTGATCAATTTTACGGCAAGCTTGGCATTGATTGCAGGGCTGTTTTTCATCAAACTTAAGATGATCACCTATCACCGTACTTGTATGACGATCGCCTTTGGTTTAGGCGCTATATTCCTGGTTTCCTATGTGATCTACCATGCATCGGCAGAAAGTACCAGTTATGGAGGTGAGGGAATGATTCGAACGCTTTATTTTGTCATACTGATCAGTCATATTATCTTAGCCGCGGTGGCGTTATTCCCCATCTTGCTGGCCTACTATTATGGCTATAGAGGGTTGGTGGAAAAGCACCGCAAGATTGTACGGTATGCATATCCCATTTGGTTGTATGTGACGATTTCAGGTGTGGTGGTATATTGGATGATCAGTCCTTATTATAATCACTAA
- a CDS encoding cytochrome c oxidase subunit I codes for MAVANISTHGTTAHDHHDDHHEHSDNFITKYIFSTDHKMIGKQFLVTGIVWALIGGFLSILFRLQLGFPDMDMTFLKPILGGWIDESGSLDTNFYLALVTMHGTIMVFFVLTAGLSGTFSNYLIPLQIGARDMASGFMNMLSYWLFFIAGVIMFISLFIETGPAGGGWVIYPPLSALEQAIPGSGLGMTLWLVSMVFFIASQLMGGINYITTVINLRTRGMSFSRLPLTIWSFFLTAVIGLLSFPVLFSAALLLVFDRSFGTSFYLSDIYIGGEALPNTGGSAVLFQHLFWFLGHPEVYIVLLPALGITSEVIATNSRKPIFGYKAMILSMLGITVLSFVVWAHHMFVSGMNPFLGSIFMFLTLIIAVPSAVKVFNYLTTLWRGNLVFTPAMLFSIGLVSFFISGGLTGIFLGNSAVDIQLHDTYFVVAHFHLVMGSASFFGLMAGIYHWFPKMFGKMMDAKLGYIHFWLTFVGVYMVFFPMHYIGIAGFPRRYYSWTNFNFADMYTDLNMFVSVAAIVTFGAQFIFLFNFFNSMFRGRKAPLNPWRSNTLEWTTPLHPGHGNWPGEIPAVYRWPYDYSKPGAKEDFIPQTVPLSSTPESNLPHEAEQVKLEREIMAEEGGDVLVADESKES; via the coding sequence ATGGCAGTAGCTAACATATCAACACACGGTACTACGGCACATGATCATCACGATGATCATCATGAGCATAGTGATAATTTTATCACGAAGTATATCTTTAGTACCGACCATAAAATGATCGGTAAGCAGTTTTTGGTTACCGGTATTGTATGGGCGCTTATCGGTGGTTTTCTATCCATTCTTTTTAGGCTGCAGTTGGGTTTTCCAGATATGGACATGACTTTCCTGAAGCCTATCTTGGGAGGATGGATCGATGAATCCGGCTCATTGGATACCAATTTCTACCTAGCTTTGGTAACAATGCACGGTACGATCATGGTATTCTTCGTACTGACAGCTGGGCTTAGCGGTACTTTCTCCAATTACCTCATCCCGCTCCAAATCGGTGCTAGGGACATGGCCTCCGGATTTATGAATATGTTGTCATACTGGTTGTTTTTTATCGCTGGTGTGATCATGTTTATTTCATTGTTCATTGAGACAGGCCCTGCAGGTGGTGGCTGGGTGATTTACCCTCCTCTTTCAGCATTGGAGCAAGCCATTCCAGGATCTGGTCTGGGGATGACGCTTTGGTTGGTCTCTATGGTGTTTTTTATCGCTTCTCAGCTAATGGGAGGGATTAACTACATCACCACTGTCATAAACCTCCGTACGAGAGGGATGTCTTTCAGCAGGCTACCGTTGACCATTTGGTCATTCTTCTTGACTGCTGTGATTGGGTTGCTTTCATTCCCGGTATTGTTTTCTGCAGCGTTGCTATTGGTGTTTGATAGAAGTTTTGGTACATCCTTTTACTTGTCTGATATTTATATTGGTGGTGAGGCATTGCCTAACACGGGAGGTAGTGCCGTGCTATTCCAGCACTTGTTCTGGTTCTTGGGACACCCTGAAGTGTACATCGTATTACTTCCAGCATTGGGGATCACCTCAGAAGTGATCGCTACCAATTCCAGAAAACCAATTTTCGGTTATAAGGCCATGATTCTTTCCATGCTTGGGATTACTGTATTGTCCTTCGTCGTTTGGGCACACCACATGTTCGTATCTGGTATGAACCCTTTCTTGGGATCCATATTCATGTTCTTGACATTGATCATTGCGGTACCTTCAGCAGTAAAAGTATTTAACTATTTGACCACGCTATGGAGAGGTAACTTGGTGTTTACACCAGCGATGCTATTCTCTATCGGTTTGGTATCGTTCTTTATTTCCGGTGGTTTGACAGGGATATTCCTTGGGAACTCTGCCGTGGATATCCAGCTGCATGATACCTATTTTGTGGTAGCACACTTCCACTTGGTGATGGGATCTGCTTCCTTTTTTGGATTGATGGCTGGAATTTATCATTGGTTCCCTAAGATGTTTGGGAAAATGATGGATGCCAAGTTGGGCTATATCCACTTTTGGTTGACTTTTGTAGGGGTGTACATGGTATTCTTCCCAATGCATTATATTGGAATTGCGGGCTTCCCTAGAAGATATTACAGCTGGACCAACTTTAACTTTGCAGACATGTACACTGACCTTAATATGTTTGTGTCTGTAGCTGCCATCGTTACTTTCGGGGCACAGTTTATCTTCTTGTTCAACTTCTTCAATAGTATGTTTAGAGGAAGAAAAGCTCCGTTAAACCCTTGGAGATCAAATACACTGGAATGGACTACTCCACTTCATCCTGGGCACGGTAACTGGCCAGGAGAAATCCCGGCTGTATATAGATGGCCATACGACTACTCCAAGCCTGGAGCCAAAGAGGATTTTATACCACAAACGGTACCATTGTCTTCCACTCCAGAATCCAATCTTCCACATGAAGCTGAGCAAGTGAAGCTTGAACGTGAGATCATGGCAGAAGAGGGAGGAGATGTTTTGGTAGCAGATGAATCAAAAGAGTCATAA
- a CDS encoding COX15/CtaA family protein — protein sequence MNQKSHKNIRSFRRISLVTAIAVYFLILVGGIVRSSGSGMGCPDWPKCFGSWVPPTAVSQLPDNYQEIYLNKRLEKNDRFVKMLHSLGFHKKAEEIKQNKAILVEGEFNAIKTWIEYINRLTGAVIGLLVIATFVYAYKLRKEDRTLAFLSFANLLLVIFQGWIGSIVVSTNLLHWMITVHMLLALLIVCLLLYVHYRAYKLNHTFHQKTEKPGSLYRLLLIGFVLMIVQVVWGTQVREEIDMIALQFGNLFRSEWISHLGVDFMIHRSFSLVLLIVHLWFVYKAYVFSLRRSSIFKWSQVLLLLIFIEIITGASMAYFGIPAFLQPLHLLVGSLIIGVQFVILLQLSDQKRIVLNTTNS from the coding sequence ATGAATCAAAAGAGTCATAAAAATATCCGCAGCTTTCGCAGGATCAGTTTGGTCACTGCGATCGCTGTATATTTTCTGATACTGGTCGGTGGAATAGTCCGCAGTTCAGGATCTGGAATGGGCTGTCCTGATTGGCCAAAATGCTTTGGAAGCTGGGTGCCACCTACAGCGGTCAGTCAGCTTCCAGATAACTATCAGGAAATCTATCTCAACAAACGGTTAGAGAAGAACGACAGGTTTGTTAAAATGCTTCATAGCCTTGGATTTCACAAGAAAGCTGAGGAAATCAAGCAAAACAAAGCCATACTTGTAGAAGGGGAGTTTAATGCCATCAAGACCTGGATTGAATATATAAATAGGCTGACAGGAGCCGTGATTGGTTTATTGGTCATCGCCACCTTTGTGTATGCTTATAAGCTGCGTAAGGAAGATAGGACATTGGCCTTCTTGTCGTTTGCCAATTTATTGCTGGTGATATTTCAAGGATGGATCGGGTCGATTGTCGTATCTACCAATCTTCTTCATTGGATGATTACCGTGCACATGCTGTTGGCATTGTTGATTGTGTGTTTGCTGTTGTACGTGCATTACAGGGCGTATAAGTTAAACCATACATTCCATCAAAAGACAGAGAAGCCAGGATCCTTATACCGATTATTGTTGATTGGTTTTGTGCTAATGATCGTGCAAGTGGTCTGGGGTACTCAGGTAAGGGAGGAGATCGATATGATTGCTTTGCAGTTTGGCAACCTTTTCCGTTCTGAATGGATATCGCACCTTGGTGTGGATTTTATGATCCACAGATCGTTTTCGTTGGTGTTGTTGATCGTTCATCTTTGGTTTGTTTATAAGGCATACGTTTTCTCTTTAAGGAGATCGAGTATATTTAAATGGTCACAAGTGCTGCTGTTATTGATCTTTATCGAGATCATTACTGGGGCGAGCATGGCATACTTTGGTATTCCGGCTTTTTTGCAACCTCTCCACCTTTTGGTGGGATCATTGATTATCGGGGTGCAATTTGTGATCCTATTACAGTTAAGTGATCAAAAAAGAATAGTGTTAAATACAACTAATTCATGA
- a CDS encoding quinol:cytochrome C oxidoreductase — translation MAHVTNFNLDQKFDFTAALKKSIFIMGGIGLLLLVVGLFTAGGGDHGHGDAGHQTEHVEPAVGHGDDHHAEASSHEEHGGAHAESGHEEASHGSSPTLKRFFANLWINNVYFAGIAIIGVFFFAIQYAAQAGWATAILRVMISFGNWLPFAAVAMIATYFIAGHDLFHWTHSDLFNPESSHYDSIIDGKGGFFYWPLAKGSFPIFWLVRMVVFFGLWIFFFNKLKNLSFQEDINGGDSYWYKIRKFSAIFLVIFAVSSSISSWDWVMSIDTHWFSTLFGWYVFSSWFVAGLSSICLVTIMLKERGYLEMFNENHLHDLGKFIFGFSIFWTYLWFSQFLLIYYANIPEESVYFIERLTSDKYSGFFFANLIFNFVIPFLVLMTRDSKRHFVFLKVVCTIIIIGHWLDFFLMVQPGTLGHNGGFGLMEVGMFLLYGSVVIFVVLNALSKNNLIAKNHPMLEETYHHHI, via the coding sequence ATGGCGCACGTTACAAATTTTAACCTGGATCAGAAATTTGACTTCACGGCAGCCCTGAAAAAGTCCATCTTTATCATGGGAGGAATTGGGTTGCTCTTGTTAGTCGTTGGGCTCTTCACAGCAGGTGGTGGAGATCACGGGCATGGAGATGCCGGTCACCAGACCGAGCATGTAGAGCCTGCGGTAGGACATGGGGATGATCACCATGCAGAAGCAAGTAGCCATGAAGAGCATGGAGGAGCGCATGCAGAATCGGGTCATGAAGAAGCTTCCCATGGAAGTAGCCCTACATTAAAGCGCTTCTTTGCTAACCTTTGGATCAACAACGTATATTTTGCAGGAATCGCCATTATTGGAGTATTCTTCTTTGCTATACAGTATGCTGCACAAGCAGGCTGGGCTACGGCCATCTTGCGGGTGATGATCTCTTTTGGTAACTGGCTGCCTTTTGCTGCAGTTGCCATGATAGCTACCTACTTTATAGCTGGACACGATTTGTTCCACTGGACACACAGTGATCTGTTTAATCCAGAAAGCAGCCACTACGATAGCATCATCGACGGTAAAGGAGGCTTTTTCTACTGGCCATTGGCAAAAGGAAGCTTTCCGATCTTCTGGCTGGTGAGAATGGTTGTTTTCTTCGGTTTGTGGATTTTCTTTTTCAATAAACTTAAAAACCTTTCCTTCCAAGAAGACATTAACGGAGGAGATAGCTACTGGTATAAAATCAGAAAATTCTCTGCTATTTTCTTAGTAATCTTTGCCGTTTCTTCTTCCATCAGTTCTTGGGATTGGGTGATGTCCATTGACACGCACTGGTTCTCTACCTTGTTTGGATGGTATGTCTTCTCCTCATGGTTTGTAGCTGGATTGTCTTCAATCTGCCTGGTAACCATTATGCTGAAGGAAAGAGGTTACTTGGAGATGTTTAATGAAAACCATCTTCATGACCTTGGTAAATTTATCTTTGGGTTTTCGATTTTCTGGACTTACCTGTGGTTTTCACAGTTCCTATTGATCTATTATGCCAATATTCCAGAGGAATCCGTTTACTTCATTGAGCGTCTGACAAGTGACAAGTACAGTGGCTTCTTCTTTGCCAATCTGATATTCAACTTTGTGATACCGTTTTTGGTGTTGATGACCAGAGATTCAAAAAGACATTTTGTTTTCTTGAAGGTGGTTTGTACGATCATCATTATTGGTCACTGGTTAGATTTCTTCTTGATGGTTCAGCCAGGTACATTGGGACACAATGGCGGCTTTGGTCTTATGGAAGTAGGCATGTTCTTGTTATATGGTTCTGTGGTGATCTTTGTGGTATTGAATGCTCTTTCTAAGAATAACCTTATCGCTAAGAATCATCCAATGCTGGAAGAGACATATCATCATCATATTTAA
- a CDS encoding cytochrome c oxidase subunit II: protein MYGFLIALGVLVLVSIIWMVYRIQTLVSVVKGSDKKVATGSNKVNAALFILFLIGAGGLFFWYSFKEFDNYHLPIASEHGVVTDNLFWVTTAITGVVFIITHILLFWFSYKYQYKESAKASYFPENNKLEIIWTLVPALVLTVLIVYGWKSWTDITAPAPENAHVVEVMGYQFAWEFRYPGKDQQLGKYDYRLIDPSNSRGIDFTDKNSLDDFPAQKVVIPKGEPVLFKIRSRDVLHSVFAPHMRLKMDAVPGMPTRFWFVPTKTTAEMRAELGDEEFVYEIACTEVCGGGHFSMRREIEVVEPEEYQKWFAEQQTFIEMDPSLVADAPAEIQELAQIQSGE, encoded by the coding sequence ATGTACGGATTTCTTATAGCACTAGGTGTTTTAGTATTAGTATCCATCATTTGGATGGTTTATAGGATACAAACGTTGGTTTCGGTAGTCAAGGGTTCAGATAAAAAAGTGGCTACGGGAAGCAATAAAGTCAATGCAGCTTTATTTATTCTCTTTTTGATAGGAGCTGGAGGCTTGTTTTTTTGGTATTCTTTTAAAGAATTCGATAATTATCATTTGCCAATTGCATCTGAGCATGGGGTGGTGACGGACAACCTTTTCTGGGTCACTACGGCGATTACCGGTGTGGTATTCATCATTACACACATTCTTTTGTTCTGGTTCAGTTATAAGTACCAGTACAAAGAAAGCGCCAAAGCCTCTTACTTTCCTGAGAATAACAAATTGGAGATCATCTGGACCTTGGTACCGGCCTTAGTGCTGACCGTATTGATTGTGTATGGCTGGAAATCCTGGACGGACATTACGGCACCTGCACCTGAAAATGCACACGTAGTAGAGGTAATGGGATATCAGTTTGCTTGGGAATTCAGATACCCCGGTAAGGATCAGCAGTTGGGGAAATATGATTATCGGTTGATCGATCCTTCTAACTCCAGGGGCATCGACTTTACAGATAAGAATTCCTTGGATGACTTTCCTGCTCAAAAGGTCGTGATCCCCAAGGGTGAGCCTGTGCTTTTTAAAATCCGTTCCAGAGATGTATTGCACTCCGTGTTTGCGCCTCACATGAGGTTGAAGATGGATGCAGTGCCTGGTATGCCAACAAGATTTTGGTTTGTACCTACGAAGACAACTGCTGAAATGAGAGCGGAGCTAGGTGATGAAGAGTTTGTTTATGAGATCGCTTGTACCGAAGTGTGTGGTGGTGGCCATTTCTCCATGAGAAGAGAAATCGAAGTGGTAGAACCAGAGGAGTATCAAAAGTGGTTTGCTGAGCAGCAGACATTTATTGAGATGGATCCATCGTTGGTAGCTGATGCTCCTGCAGAAATCCAGGAACTGGCTCAGATACAAAGTGGAGAATAA
- a CDS encoding cytochrome C oxidase subunit IV family protein: protein MSSHGNNSTLEVLPRNKEKIKKIWKTAGILLAITAVEFLLAFTMERGMLLFAIFIGLTLVKAAYIMMEFMHLKDESKTLFWSIMLPLIFLVWLLIALFKEGAEIFMYRW from the coding sequence ATGTCATCACACGGAAATAACAGCACTTTAGAAGTATTACCTAGGAATAAGGAAAAGATCAAAAAGATCTGGAAAACAGCGGGTATTCTACTGGCTATTACAGCGGTTGAATTTCTTCTGGCCTTTACCATGGAGCGGGGTATGTTGCTTTTTGCCATCTTTATTGGCCTTACACTTGTAAAAGCAGCTTATATCATGATGGAATTCATGCACTTGAAGGATGAATCCAAAACATTATTTTGGTCCATTATGCTTCCCCTGATTTTCTTGGTTTGGCTATTGATAGCCCTTTTTAAGGAAGGCGCAGAGATCTTTATGTACAGATGGTAA
- the cyoE gene encoding heme o synthase produces the protein MRTVNLSEASFIDSISIRAKAYYELIKFRLSALVTFSAVFGFVLGDSGALFSWGTCFALMIGGFLISGASGAANEILERDYDKLMKRTQNRPLPLNIISVNEAYWFTVLVALLGVGILWFFTNPLTTGLGVLSMLLYVFVYTPLKRVGPIAVFVGAIPGAMPPLLGWTAATGGISYEALIIFGIQFIWQFPHFWAIAWVSDEDYKKAGFKLLPSGGRKDLNTAIQIMIYTLFLLPLGLLPSYFGLTGLNSGIVATVCGALFLAQTFSLMRDCSRKSALKIMFGSFLYLPIVQIAYLLDKVA, from the coding sequence ATGAGGACAGTCAATTTATCAGAAGCGTCCTTTATTGACAGCATAAGTATTCGTGCAAAAGCCTACTATGAACTGATAAAGTTCAGGCTTTCAGCATTGGTTACGTTTTCCGCTGTATTCGGGTTTGTGTTGGGAGACAGTGGAGCGTTGTTTTCATGGGGTACTTGTTTTGCCCTGATGATAGGTGGATTTCTAATTAGTGGTGCTTCAGGTGCTGCTAATGAGATATTGGAGAGGGATTATGATAAACTGATGAAGCGTACGCAAAACAGGCCGCTACCATTGAATATCATATCCGTGAATGAAGCATATTGGTTTACCGTATTGGTAGCATTGTTGGGTGTGGGGATTTTATGGTTCTTCACCAACCCGCTGACAACAGGCCTTGGTGTACTTAGCATGTTGCTGTATGTTTTTGTATATACGCCTTTGAAACGAGTGGGGCCAATAGCTGTTTTTGTCGGAGCTATTCCTGGTGCAATGCCTCCTCTTTTAGGATGGACGGCTGCTACTGGAGGGATATCTTATGAGGCATTGATCATCTTTGGTATCCAATTTATCTGGCAATTCCCTCACTTTTGGGCGATTGCTTGGGTAAGTGATGAGGATTATAAGAAGGCAGGGTTTAAATTACTTCCTTCTGGAGGTCGGAAGGACTTGAACACGGCGATACAAATTATGATTTATACCTTGTTTTTATTACCACTTGGGCTTTTGCCTAGTTATTTTGGTTTGACAGGGCTTAATTCAGGCATCGTAGCGACCGTATGTGGGGCTTTGTTCTTGGCACAGACCTTTTCCTTGATGCGGGATTGCTCCAGAAAATCAGCCTTGAAGATTATGTTTGGATCGTTTTTATATTTGCCGATCGTGCAGATTGCATATTTATTAGATAAAGTGGCGTAA
- a CDS encoding SCO family protein — protein sequence MKMIRVLQGLVLVCILMVPVLIILFLRNFGENNYEIPVLYENGVEDPFGDCNDINTGQHYIPDFTFINQDSVPIGRADMKGKVTIVDFFFTSCPSICPVMSLEMERVQDAFRNEETVQLYSISIDPAYDTPARLSEYAHLHKANPDKWHFLNGPKDEVYQLARCGFILPTIDGKGVPDDFIHSDKLALIDGEGRIRGYYSGTNREDVDLLILETKILLHGKD from the coding sequence ATGAAAATGATTAGAGTATTACAGGGCTTGGTGCTGGTTTGCATCCTGATGGTTCCCGTGTTGATTATCCTTTTTCTTCGTAATTTTGGAGAAAATAACTATGAGATTCCGGTTTTATATGAAAATGGGGTAGAAGATCCATTTGGCGACTGCAATGATATCAATACCGGACAACATTACATTCCTGACTTTACCTTTATCAATCAGGATAGTGTGCCGATTGGAAGGGCTGACATGAAGGGGAAAGTAACGATCGTGGATTTCTTTTTTACCAGCTGTCCAAGTATCTGTCCGGTGATGTCACTAGAAATGGAGCGGGTCCAGGATGCCTTTAGAAATGAGGAGACCGTGCAGCTGTATTCCATCAGCATCGATCCCGCTTATGATACACCTGCGCGGCTTAGTGAATATGCCCACCTACACAAGGCCAATCCTGATAAATGGCATTTTCTTAATGGCCCAAAAGACGAAGTGTATCAATTGGCAAGGTGTGGCTTTATCCTCCCTACGATAGATGGAAAAGGTGTTCCAGATGATTTTATCCATAGCGATAAACTGGCGTTGATTGATGGAGAAGGGCGGATCAGGGGCTATTATAGTGGTACCAATCGCGAAGATGTGGACCTGTTGATTTTGGAGACAAAAATATTGTTACATGGAAAAGACTGA
- a CDS encoding cytochrome c oxidase subunit 3, which translates to MSSTAIEINSKRGIWGGGNEPLKASYGKLMMWFFLLSDIFTFAAFLITYGSIRVSYPAFEGHVSEFVKSNEHWPIPEMIFNAFPFFHGVHLPLVFVGLMTFILIMSSVTMVLAVEAGHRNDKNDVVKWMLWTMLGGITFLSCQAWEWSHFIHGSDQGTMMTYVNNFGETIKEVVYGANLHVNEYGPAPFAQLFFFITGFHGFHVTIGVVLLFLAFYQAAVGVYERRGHYEMVEKIGLYWHFVDLVWVFVFTFYYLV; encoded by the coding sequence ATGTCATCGACTGCAATTGAAATCAACTCCAAGAGAGGAATCTGGGGTGGTGGAAATGAGCCCTTAAAGGCTAGTTACGGAAAGCTTATGATGTGGTTTTTCCTCCTTTCCGACATCTTTACTTTTGCCGCTTTCTTGATTACCTATGGCTCCATAAGGGTAAGTTATCCGGCATTTGAGGGACACGTGTCCGAATTTGTGAAATCGAATGAGCATTGGCCTATCCCTGAAATGATTTTCAATGCATTTCCCTTTTTTCATGGGGTTCATTTACCGTTGGTATTTGTAGGGTTAATGACCTTCATTCTTATCATGAGTTCTGTTACCATGGTGCTAGCAGTGGAGGCAGGACACAGAAATGACAAGAACGATGTGGTGAAGTGGATGTTATGGACCATGCTGGGCGGAATCACTTTCCTTAGCTGTCAGGCATGGGAGTGGAGCCACTTTATCCATGGCAGTGATCAGGGAACGATGATGACCTATGTGAACAACTTCGGAGAAACGATCAAAGAGGTGGTTTATGGAGCCAATCTTCATGTAAATGAATATGGTCCAGCGCCTTTTGCCCAGTTGTTCTTCTTTATCACAGGATTCCATGGTTTTCACGTGACCATTGGCGTGGTATTACTCTTCTTGGCCTTCTATCAAGCCGCAGTTGGCGTTTATGAAAGAAGAGGACATTATGAAATGGTAGAGAAAATTGGGCTTTACTGGCACTTTGTAGATTTGGTTTGGGTATTTGTATTTACCTTCTATTACCTGGTCTAG